A window from Phalacrocorax aristotelis chromosome 5, bGulAri2.1, whole genome shotgun sequence encodes these proteins:
- the NABP1 gene encoding SOSS complex subunit B2 — MSAASDTYHLIKDIKPGLKNLNVVFIVLEIGRVTKTKDGHEVRSCKVADKTGSITISVWDEIGGLIQPGDIIRLTRGYASLWKGCLTLYTGRGGELHKIGEFCMVYSEVPNFSEPNSEHIGQNKLAQGEQNNSSASSNMGSCTFGPLGNGLQTGPESSGFPFMYNQGHTYSGSGRGNGRGPVNPAPANSVQPLLPAVSNGRDPRRAFKR, encoded by the exons ATGAGCGCGGCGAGCGATACGTACCACCTCATAAAAGACATAAAACCCGGACTGAAAAACTTAAATGTCGTCTTTATTGTGCTGGAGATCG GGCGAGTCACCAAGACGAAGGACGGGCACGAGGTGAGGTCCTGCAAAGTGGCGGACAAGACGGGCAGCATCACCATCTCCGTGTGGGACGAGATCGGCGGCCTCATCCAGCCGGGGGACATCATCCGCCTGACCAGAGG GTACGCATCTCTGTGGAAAGGTTGCCTGACACTTTACACAGGACGAGGAGGCGAGCTGCATAAAATTGGGGA GTTCTGCATGGTATATTCAGAAGTGCCAAACTTCAGTGAGCCCAACTCAGAACACATCGGGCAGAACAAACTG GCACAGGGTGAACAGAATAATAGTTCTGCATCAAGTAATATGGGTTCTTGTACTTTCGGGCCACTGg GAAATGGTTTACAAACTGGACCTGAATCAAGTGGATTTCCATTTATGTATAATCAAGGCCACACTTATTCAGGTAGTGGGAGAGGCAATGGACGAGGACCTGTAAATCCAGCACCAGCTAATAGTGTTCAgcctcttctccctgctgtcAGTAATGGGAGGGACCCACGCAGAGCCTTTAAAAGATGA